From Candidatus Vondammii sp. HM_W22, one genomic window encodes:
- the secG gene encoding preprotein translocase subunit SecG has translation MQTILVVAHLFLALGLIGLVLMQHGKGADAGAAFGAGSSGTVFGAAGAANFLSRATALLATLFFVTSLALGWFSMQSTAERPGLMIGQEIVIEEPATAPVSEVPEMPGVTPGATTPDVEVPRIVE, from the coding sequence ATGCAGACAATTCTGGTGGTAGCTCATCTCTTCCTGGCCTTAGGTTTGATTGGCTTGGTACTGATGCAGCATGGTAAAGGCGCGGATGCTGGCGCTGCCTTTGGTGCCGGCAGCTCAGGCACTGTTTTTGGCGCGGCTGGTGCAGCCAATTTTTTGAGCAGGGCTACGGCACTGCTTGCCACGTTGTTCTTTGTTACCAGCTTGGCACTTGGCTGGTTCTCGATGCAGTCTACAGCAGAACGTCCCGGGCTGATGATCGGGCAGGAGATAGTCATAGAAGAGCCGGCTACGGCACCTGTTTCTGAAGTACCTGAAATGCCTGGCGTTACACCAGGTGCCACGACTCCTGATGTCGAGGTGCCCAGGATCGTAGAATAA
- the ndhC gene encoding NADH-quinone oxidoreductase subunit A, producing the protein MLESYLPVLVFVGVGLMVGVVMIVLGFALGTRRPYDEKLTPYECGFEAFEDARMKFDVRFYLVAILFIIFDLEIAFLFPWAVVLGKIGMAGFLAMALFLGILVIGFIYEWKKGALEWE; encoded by the coding sequence ATGTTAGAAAGTTATCTGCCCGTTCTGGTGTTTGTCGGTGTCGGCCTGATGGTCGGGGTCGTCATGATTGTTCTGGGCTTCGCGCTCGGAACCAGACGACCTTACGATGAAAAACTCACACCCTATGAGTGTGGCTTCGAAGCCTTTGAAGATGCCCGTATGAAGTTCGACGTGCGTTTCTATCTGGTTGCCATTCTGTTTATTATTTTCGATCTCGAGATTGCATTTCTCTTTCCCTGGGCTGTCGTGCTGGGCAAGATCGGTATGGCCGGATTCCTTGCCATGGCACTGTTTCTGGGCATTCTTGTCATCGGGTTCATCTACGAGTGGAAGAAAGGGGCGCTGGAATGGGAGTAG
- a CDS encoding NuoB/complex I 20 kDa subunit family protein yields the protein MGVEGILEEGVITTTADKLINWARTGSLWPMTFGLACCAVEMMHSAAARYDMDRFGIIFRPSPRQSDVMIVAGTLVNKMAPALRKVYDQMAEPRWVISMGSCANGGGYYHYSYSVVRGCDRVVPVDIYVPGCPPTAEALLYGILRLQDKIKRTSTIAR from the coding sequence ATGGGAGTAGAAGGCATCCTCGAAGAGGGGGTAATCACCACCACCGCCGACAAGCTTATCAACTGGGCCCGTACCGGCTCCCTCTGGCCGATGACGTTTGGCTTGGCTTGCTGTGCCGTGGAAATGATGCACTCTGCTGCGGCCCGTTATGATATGGATCGCTTCGGTATCATTTTCCGCCCCAGCCCCCGTCAGTCGGATGTGATGATCGTGGCAGGGACGCTGGTTAATAAAATGGCACCTGCTTTGCGTAAGGTTTACGACCAGATGGCTGAGCCCCGATGGGTTATCTCTATGGGTTCCTGTGCCAATGGTGGTGGTTATTATCACTACTCATACTCGGTGGTTCGTGGCTGCGACCGTGTGGTGCCGGTGGATATCTATGTTCCGGGTTGTCCTCCCACGGCAGAAGCGCTGCTCTACGGCATACTGCGGTTGCAGGACAAGATTAAACGCACCAGCACCATCGCGCGATAG
- a CDS encoding NADH-quinone oxidoreductase subunit C, protein MNDSVKTTFRQRAETLAENLQQRYSAKGCEVSRALGEVTMVVPRDQLVEIATQLRDDEVFLFEQLIDVCGVDYACYGESEWITLGASATGFGRAVDHKLPIHDSGSDRFAVVYHLLSLSHNQRLRLRVFLDSEQPIVESLVGTWSGANWFEREAFDLFGIMFSGHPDLRRILTDYGFIGHPFRKDFPLEGHVEMRYDPELQRVIYEPVTLESRTLVPKVIRRSDRDLPGEGVQQDSADA, encoded by the coding sequence ATGAACGATAGCGTCAAGACAACATTTCGGCAGCGTGCAGAAACGCTGGCGGAGAATCTACAGCAGCGGTATAGCGCCAAAGGGTGTGAAGTGAGCCGCGCTCTCGGCGAGGTGACCATGGTGGTGCCCCGGGATCAACTGGTTGAGATAGCAACCCAGTTGCGCGATGACGAGGTCTTTCTTTTCGAGCAGTTGATTGATGTCTGTGGTGTCGACTATGCCTGTTATGGTGAGTCCGAGTGGATTACCCTGGGTGCGTCTGCCACCGGCTTTGGCCGTGCTGTCGATCATAAGTTACCAATTCACGACAGTGGCAGCGACCGTTTTGCAGTGGTGTATCACCTGCTTTCACTCAGCCATAACCAGCGGTTGCGATTACGCGTATTCTTAGATTCTGAACAGCCGATTGTCGAGTCCCTGGTCGGAACCTGGAGCGGTGCAAACTGGTTTGAACGTGAGGCTTTCGATCTCTTCGGAATCATGTTCAGCGGCCATCCGGATCTACGCCGGATTCTCACTGATTACGGCTTTATCGGGCATCCTTTCCGCAAGGACTTTCCCTTGGAAGGACATGTGGAGATGCGCTATGACCCGGAATTGCAGCGGGTGATCTATGAACCGGTCACTCTGGAGAGCAGGACGCTGGTTCCAAAGGTGATCCGCAGGAGCGATCGGGATCTGCCCGGAGAGGGAGTACAGCAGGACAGTGCCGATGCATGA
- a CDS encoding NADH-quinone oxidoreductase subunit D — protein sequence MHEIRNYTLNFGPQHPAAHGVLRLVLEMDGEVIERADPHVGLLHRGTEKLAESKPYNHTIPYMDRLDYVSMMCSEHGYVMAIEKLLGVEVPERALYIRTMFDEITRILNHLMWLGTHALDVGAMTVFLYAFREREDLMDVYEAVSGARMHAAYYRVGGVYRDLPDQMPRYENNNFRSDADIARKNETRQGSLLDFIEDFTDRFPGLVDEYETLLTDNRIWKQRLVDIAIVSPERALQLGFTGPMLRGSGIEWDLRKKQPYAAYDRVDFDIPIGATGDSYDRYLVRIEEMRQSNRIIRQCITWLRENAGPVIVEDHKVSPPLRGEMKGDMESLIHHFKLFTEGYCPPPGEAYAAVEAPKGEFGCYVVSDGANKPYRLKIRAPGFAHMAALDEMVRGHMLADVVAVVGTMDVVFGEIDR from the coding sequence ATGCATGAGATTCGTAACTACACCCTGAACTTCGGTCCCCAGCATCCGGCGGCCCACGGCGTTTTGCGCTTGGTGCTGGAGATGGATGGCGAAGTGATTGAGCGTGCCGACCCCCATGTCGGCTTGTTGCACCGGGGTACTGAGAAACTGGCGGAGAGCAAACCTTACAATCACACTATCCCCTATATGGACCGCCTCGATTATGTCTCCATGATGTGCAGTGAGCACGGCTACGTGATGGCGATCGAGAAACTCCTGGGTGTGGAGGTACCTGAGCGGGCACTTTACATCCGCACCATGTTCGATGAGATTACCCGCATTCTCAACCATCTGATGTGGCTTGGGACCCATGCCCTAGACGTGGGTGCCATGACGGTTTTCCTCTACGCATTCCGCGAGCGGGAAGATCTGATGGACGTTTACGAAGCAGTCTCCGGCGCACGTATGCATGCGGCCTATTACCGGGTTGGTGGTGTCTATCGCGATCTGCCTGATCAGATGCCTAGGTACGAAAACAACAATTTCCGCAGCGATGCCGATATTGCACGCAAAAACGAGACGCGTCAGGGTTCATTGCTGGATTTCATTGAAGATTTTACCGACCGTTTTCCCGGTCTGGTGGATGAGTACGAGACACTGCTCACCGATAACCGGATCTGGAAGCAGCGCTTGGTGGATATTGCCATCGTGTCACCGGAGCGGGCGCTGCAGTTGGGCTTTACCGGTCCCATGCTGAGAGGTTCCGGCATCGAATGGGATCTGCGCAAGAAACAGCCTTATGCCGCTTATGATCGAGTTGATTTCGACATCCCCATTGGTGCGACAGGCGATAGCTACGATCGCTACTTGGTTCGTATTGAAGAGATGCGCCAATCCAACCGGATTATCCGGCAGTGCATCACTTGGCTGCGTGAGAATGCCGGTCCGGTGATTGTGGAGGATCATAAGGTTTCACCCCCTCTGCGTGGCGAGATGAAAGGGGATATGGAGAGTTTGATCCACCACTTCAAGCTGTTTACCGAGGGCTACTGTCCTCCGCCGGGCGAGGCTTACGCTGCGGTTGAGGCACCCAAGGGTGAATTTGGCTGCTATGTGGTATCTGATGGTGCCAACAAACCTTATCGTCTGAAGATCCGTGCGCCAGGTTTTGCCCATATGGCCGCCCTGGATGAGATGGTGAGAGGGCATATGCTGGCCGATGTAGTAGCTGTGGTTGGCACTATGGATGTTGTGTTCGGGGAGATTGACCGCTGA
- a CDS encoding NADH-quinone oxidoreductase subunit NuoE family protein, with amino-acid sequence MGFKNAPMTAVKPAEEKEKLFSPETRAEIDRWIAKYPTGWKQSAVMAALRLVQDDNGGSLTRELMDDVATYLDMPPIAVYEVATFYSMYEHKPVGKHKVCVCTNISCMINGSDKIVDHMEKKLGIKLGETTGDGKFTLKEVECLGACGGAPMFQVGTKYYENLTPELVDSILDGLE; translated from the coding sequence ATGGGTTTCAAGAATGCACCGATGACCGCCGTCAAACCAGCGGAGGAGAAAGAGAAACTCTTTTCTCCAGAGACAAGAGCTGAGATAGACCGTTGGATAGCCAAGTATCCGACAGGGTGGAAGCAGTCTGCAGTAATGGCTGCCCTGCGTCTGGTACAGGATGACAATGGTGGATCACTCACCCGGGAGTTGATGGATGACGTTGCCACTTACCTGGATATGCCGCCGATAGCGGTCTATGAGGTGGCGACCTTCTACTCCATGTATGAGCACAAACCGGTAGGCAAGCATAAGGTCTGTGTCTGTACCAACATCTCATGCATGATCAACGGTTCGGACAAGATTGTTGATCATATGGAGAAAAAACTGGGCATCAAGCTGGGCGAAACCACGGGGGACGGCAAATTCACCCTGAAAGAGGTGGAGTGCCTGGGAGCCTGTGGTGGTGCGCCTATGTTCCAGGTTGGTACCAAATATTATGAGAATCTGACCCCTGAACTGGTCGATTCGATTCTGGATGGGCTGGAGTAA
- the nuoF gene encoding NADH-quinone oxidoreductase subunit NuoF: MANEVCFRNMDLDRPWLLEQYQSRGGYEMLTKIITEKMPPDQIIEKVKASGLRGRGGAGFPTGLKWSFITRNAPGQKYVVCNSDEGEPGTFKDRDTLRYNPHQLIEGMVIAGYAIGATQGYNYIRGEFWEPYERFEVALEEARAAGFLGENILGSDFDFELHSHLGGGAYICGEETALLESIEGKKGQPRYKPPFPAHFGLYGRPTIINNTETLASIPVIMEKGGAWFKELGVENSGGSKLFSISGNINNPGVFEIPMGTPFSQLLEMAGGMKEGSRLKAVIPGGSSSPIVPGEQMMDLNMDYDSISNAGSMLGSGAVIVLDGSNCMVKILERMSYFYHEESCGQCTPCREGTGWLYRVVSRIENGQGRSEDLALLDDMTQKIAGRTICALGDAAAMPVQGMLRHYRDEFEYHIEHKKCMVG, translated from the coding sequence ATGGCGAATGAAGTCTGTTTCAGGAATATGGATCTCGACCGTCCCTGGCTGCTGGAGCAGTATCAGAGCCGCGGTGGTTACGAGATGCTGACCAAGATAATAACAGAGAAAATGCCGCCTGATCAGATCATTGAAAAGGTGAAGGCTTCCGGTCTGCGTGGGCGTGGCGGTGCGGGCTTTCCCACCGGCCTGAAGTGGAGTTTCATCACCCGTAATGCACCTGGACAGAAATATGTGGTCTGCAACTCGGACGAGGGCGAGCCCGGCACGTTCAAAGACAGGGACACCCTGCGCTACAACCCTCACCAGCTGATTGAAGGGATGGTTATCGCCGGCTATGCCATTGGTGCCACTCAAGGCTATAATTATATCCGAGGCGAGTTCTGGGAACCCTACGAGCGCTTCGAGGTGGCCCTGGAAGAGGCGCGTGCAGCGGGATTCCTTGGTGAGAATATTCTCGGCTCAGATTTTGATTTTGAGCTCCACAGCCATCTTGGTGGTGGTGCCTATATCTGTGGCGAAGAGACGGCACTGCTGGAGTCGATCGAGGGGAAAAAAGGGCAGCCACGCTACAAGCCGCCATTTCCGGCCCACTTTGGACTCTATGGCCGCCCCACTATCATTAATAACACAGAGACCTTGGCCTCTATACCGGTGATCATGGAGAAGGGGGGGGCTTGGTTCAAGGAGCTGGGTGTAGAGAACAGCGGCGGTTCCAAGCTGTTTTCCATCTCTGGAAATATCAACAATCCCGGCGTCTTCGAGATTCCCATGGGCACTCCTTTTTCACAACTGCTGGAGATGGCAGGCGGGATGAAAGAGGGTAGCCGATTGAAGGCGGTGATTCCGGGTGGGTCATCCTCACCGATAGTACCCGGAGAGCAGATGATGGACCTGAACATGGATTACGATTCCATCTCCAACGCTGGCTCGATGCTGGGTTCCGGTGCTGTGATTGTGCTGGACGGCAGCAACTGCATGGTCAAGATATTGGAACGCATGTCCTATTTTTACCATGAAGAGTCCTGTGGGCAATGTACTCCCTGCCGTGAAGGTACTGGCTGGCTTTATCGGGTGGTAAGCCGGATTGAAAACGGGCAGGGCCGATCGGAAGATCTGGCGCTACTGGATGACATGACACAGAAGATTGCCGGTCGCACTATCTGTGCTTTGGGTGATGCGGCGGCAATGCCGGTACAAGGCATGCTGCGCCACTACCGGGATGAGTTTGAATACCATATCGAACACAAGAAGTGCATGGTTGGTTGA
- the nuoG gene encoding NADH-quinone oxidoreductase subunit NuoG, producing MSEKQTVTIQVNGQELKVKAGEMLIDVTDAAGIEIPRFCYHKKLSIAANCRMCLVEVERVPKPLPACATPVTDGMKVFTHSPLALAAQKGTMEFLLINHPLDCPICDQGGECELQDIAVGYGSDVSRFVEGKRVVRDKDIGPLIATDLTRCIHCTRCIRFGAEIAGIRELGATGRSEHMTIGTYIEKSVDSELSGNIIDICPVGSLTSKPYRFQARAWELTQHESVAPHDSVGSNILIHVRRNQVMRVHPRDNEAINECWISDRDRFSYQGIYSDDRLTSPLIEEKGEWKKASWEEALEIAAKGLKQCGDQLGALVSPTATLEELHLAQKLVRGVGSDNIDFRLRQGDFRGEEPAFPWLGQSVEALEQVDAALLIGSNVRKDQPILGHRLRKAVMAGAKISFINSLKLDLNYAAEQMVSSAAGLVDDLAAVAKALGATGGLIDKAEVNAAHQAQADTLKSAEQATVLLGNLAMSHPDYSIIRLLAATIADASSASLGYLPEAANSVGARLAGAMPKSGLNARAVLEDQKKGYFLLGVEPAYDFWNPAMAAKAFDQAGVVVAMTAYRSPSLERAADVMLPMAGFAETSGTYVNAEGSWQSFAGSVRPMGEARPGWKVLRVLGNLLDIEGFDQVSSEDALAEVQAVVGELKPDNAVSGTATAERVLSGSVLTRIGDVPLYAADALVRRATALQETRDAIIAGIYINADEAARAGLMADAPGVVIQDGGRAELPVIIDPSVPDGCVRVPAALAGTENLGGQFGEVTLEKA from the coding sequence ATGTCTGAAAAGCAGACGGTAACAATTCAGGTAAATGGTCAGGAGCTGAAGGTGAAAGCCGGTGAGATGCTGATTGATGTGACCGATGCGGCGGGTATCGAGATCCCCCGTTTCTGTTATCACAAGAAGCTATCCATTGCGGCCAACTGCCGTATGTGCCTGGTCGAAGTGGAGCGTGTGCCAAAACCACTGCCTGCCTGTGCCACCCCGGTGACGGATGGGATGAAGGTGTTTACCCATTCGCCTCTGGCGCTGGCGGCGCAGAAAGGGACCATGGAGTTCTTGCTGATCAATCACCCCCTTGATTGTCCAATCTGTGATCAGGGTGGCGAGTGCGAGTTGCAGGATATCGCTGTGGGCTACGGCAGCGACGTATCCCGTTTTGTCGAAGGCAAACGGGTGGTGAGAGACAAGGATATCGGTCCGTTGATCGCGACTGATCTGACCCGCTGTATTCACTGTACCCGGTGTATCCGCTTCGGTGCGGAAATTGCCGGTATTCGGGAACTCGGTGCCACCGGACGCAGTGAGCACATGACTATTGGTACCTATATCGAGAAGAGTGTCGACTCCGAACTGTCAGGCAATATCATCGATATCTGCCCGGTCGGCTCTCTCACCTCCAAACCTTACCGTTTCCAGGCCCGTGCCTGGGAGTTGACTCAGCACGAGAGTGTCGCGCCACACGACTCAGTGGGCTCCAACATTCTGATTCACGTTCGTCGTAACCAAGTGATGCGGGTGCATCCCAGGGATAACGAGGCGATTAACGAGTGCTGGATATCCGATCGTGACCGCTTCAGCTACCAGGGCATCTACAGCGATGATCGCCTTACCTCTCCGCTGATTGAAGAGAAGGGCGAGTGGAAGAAAGCGAGCTGGGAAGAGGCGTTGGAGATAGCGGCTAAAGGGCTGAAACAGTGCGGCGACCAACTGGGAGCCCTGGTTTCGCCTACCGCGACCCTGGAAGAGCTCCATCTGGCCCAGAAACTGGTGCGGGGAGTGGGCAGCGACAATATTGATTTCCGTCTCCGTCAGGGTGATTTTCGTGGTGAAGAGCCCGCTTTCCCCTGGCTGGGACAAAGCGTGGAAGCGTTGGAGCAGGTCGATGCAGCTCTGCTGATTGGCTCTAATGTCCGAAAGGATCAACCAATTTTAGGACATCGTCTACGCAAAGCGGTTATGGCGGGAGCCAAAATCAGTTTTATCAATTCTCTGAAACTGGATCTGAACTACGCAGCTGAACAGATGGTCAGCTCAGCCGCTGGGCTGGTCGATGATCTGGCGGCGGTGGCCAAGGCGCTTGGCGCAACGGGCGGGCTGATCGATAAAGCCGAGGTGAATGCCGCCCATCAAGCCCAGGCGGACACCCTGAAGAGTGCAGAGCAGGCAACGGTGCTGCTTGGCAATCTGGCAATGTCTCATCCCGATTACTCCATTATACGGTTATTGGCAGCAACCATTGCCGATGCCAGCAGCGCTAGTCTCGGCTATCTTCCGGAAGCGGCAAACAGTGTGGGTGCCAGGCTTGCCGGTGCCATGCCAAAAAGCGGTCTTAACGCCCGTGCCGTGCTTGAAGATCAGAAGAAAGGCTATTTTCTGCTGGGTGTTGAACCCGCTTATGATTTCTGGAACCCGGCAATGGCGGCAAAAGCCTTTGATCAGGCGGGTGTTGTGGTTGCCATGACGGCTTATCGCAGCCCCTCCCTTGAGCGTGCTGCGGATGTGATGTTGCCGATGGCTGGGTTTGCCGAGACTTCAGGCACTTATGTCAATGCCGAGGGCAGTTGGCAATCCTTCGCCGGTAGTGTCCGACCCATGGGTGAGGCGCGGCCGGGCTGGAAAGTGCTCAGAGTGTTGGGCAACCTGCTGGATATTGAGGGCTTTGATCAGGTCAGCTCCGAAGATGCGCTGGCTGAGGTGCAGGCGGTTGTGGGTGAATTGAAACCGGATAACGCCGTCTCTGGAACAGCTACCGCAGAGAGAGTGTTGTCGGGCAGTGTATTGACCCGGATTGGTGATGTACCACTCTATGCCGCCGATGCTTTGGTGCGTCGTGCGACGGCACTGCAGGAGACCCGGGATGCCATTATCGCAGGCATCTACATCAATGCCGATGAAGCGGCCAGAGCCGGTCTGATGGCCGATGCTCCCGGCGTAGTGATTCAGGATGGCGGCCGTGCTGAGCTGCCGGTAATAATCGACCCCTCTGTACCGGACGGTTGTGTCCGGGTACCTGCTGCACTGGCGGGTACTGAGAACCTGGGTGGTCAATTTGGTGAAGTGACCCTGGAGAAGGCTTAA
- the nuoH gene encoding NADH-quinone oxidoreductase subunit NuoH: MDSLISLWEWLGENLIILQILIKIVVIVVPLMLCVAYFTYAERKLIGYMQMRIGPNRVGPKGWLQPIADAVKLMFKEIVIPAKANKLLFLLAPMLTLGPALAAWAVFPFQDGLVLADLNAGLLYVLALTSVGVYGVIISGWASNSKYAFLGAMRSAAQIVSYEIAMGFALVGVLVAAGSLNLGEIVRAQEGDGGLFNWFWIPLFPLFIIYFISGVAETNRAPFDMAEGESEIVAGFHVEYSGMPFAVFFLGEYANMILISALTALLFLGGWLSPFHGWPLLGPLFDWVPGMVWMVAKTAFVGFFFLWLRATYPRYRYDQIMRLGWKVFIPITIAWIMVVGLAVVYQVPWWFD, from the coding sequence ATGGATTCATTGATATCGCTCTGGGAATGGCTTGGTGAGAATCTGATCATATTGCAGATTCTGATCAAGATCGTTGTGATAGTGGTGCCGCTGATGCTTTGTGTTGCCTACTTTACCTATGCCGAGCGCAAGCTTATCGGCTACATGCAGATGCGTATCGGCCCCAACCGGGTTGGCCCCAAAGGGTGGCTGCAACCCATTGCCGATGCGGTGAAGTTGATGTTCAAGGAGATTGTGATTCCTGCAAAGGCCAACAAACTCCTGTTTCTGCTCGCGCCAATGCTGACTCTTGGCCCGGCCCTGGCGGCCTGGGCGGTGTTCCCGTTCCAGGATGGCCTAGTACTGGCGGATCTCAATGCGGGACTGCTCTACGTTCTGGCGCTTACCTCGGTCGGTGTCTATGGCGTCATCATCTCCGGCTGGGCATCCAACTCCAAATACGCCTTTCTCGGCGCCATGCGCTCGGCTGCGCAGATCGTCTCTTATGAAATCGCCATGGGTTTTGCCCTGGTCGGTGTACTGGTGGCGGCAGGCAGTCTCAATCTGGGTGAAATCGTCCGCGCCCAGGAGGGTGATGGCGGCCTCTTTAACTGGTTCTGGATACCCCTGTTTCCGCTGTTCATTATCTATTTCATCTCAGGCGTGGCCGAGACCAATCGTGCTCCCTTCGATATGGCCGAGGGTGAATCGGAAATCGTTGCAGGCTTTCATGTCGAATACTCAGGTATGCCCTTTGCAGTCTTCTTCCTGGGTGAATACGCCAATATGATTCTGATCTCCGCCCTTACCGCCCTGCTGTTTCTGGGGGGCTGGCTGTCACCGTTCCACGGCTGGCCGCTGCTGGGGCCGCTATTCGACTGGGTGCCGGGGATGGTCTGGATGGTTGCAAAGACCGCATTTGTCGGTTTCTTCTTCCTCTGGCTGCGCGCCACCTATCCACGCTACCGTTATGATCAGATCATGCGGCTGGGCTGGAAAGTGTTTATCCCCATCACTATTGCCTGGATTATGGTGGTGGGACTGGCTGTGGTCTACCAGGTACCCTGGTGGTTTGATTGA
- the nuoI gene encoding NADH-quinone oxidoreductase subunit NuoI, producing the protein MKMLRDYIKSLFLLELLKGLGVTGRYMFRKKFTVQYPEEKAPVSPRFRGLHALRRYENGEERCIACKLCEAACPAVAITIEAEPREDGSRRTTRYDIDLFKCIFCGYCQESCPVDAIVETRLYEYHFENREDAIMTKEKLLAMGDKHKTQIAADIAAQAKYR; encoded by the coding sequence ATGAAAATGTTGCGTGACTACATCAAGAGTCTGTTCCTTCTGGAGCTGTTGAAGGGCTTGGGGGTAACCGGGCGCTATATGTTCCGTAAGAAATTTACGGTTCAGTATCCGGAAGAGAAGGCGCCGGTCTCTCCTCGTTTTCGCGGACTGCATGCCCTGCGCCGTTATGAAAACGGCGAAGAGCGCTGCATCGCCTGTAAATTGTGTGAAGCGGCCTGTCCGGCTGTTGCCATCACGATTGAAGCAGAGCCGCGGGAAGATGGTTCCCGGCGCACCACTCGGTACGACATCGACCTGTTCAAGTGCATCTTCTGCGGTTACTGCCAGGAATCCTGTCCGGTGGATGCCATCGTTGAGACCCGGCTTTACGAGTACCATTTCGAGAACCGTGAAGATGCCATCATGACCAAGGAGAAACTCCTGGCCATGGGTGATAAACACAAGACCCAGATTGCGGCTGATATTGCTGCCCAGGCCAAGTACCGCTGA
- a CDS encoding NADH-quinone oxidoreductase subunit J, with protein MTFELFVFYLFSAILVFAASMVITRRNPVHSALFLVLAFFTSAGIWLLAEAEFLAIVLVLVYVGAVMVLFLFVVMMLDIDVATMRAGFIKHLPVGALVAAAMAAEMFLVVGPGNFGLDKYAAPAGHPASYNNIEELGSVLYTVYMYPFEIAAVILLVAIIAAIGLTMRKRPKTKSQNPSEQVKVKSSDRLRVVKMESEE; from the coding sequence ATGACATTCGAACTGTTTGTCTTTTATCTCTTTTCCGCCATTCTGGTGTTTGCTGCCAGTATGGTCATCACCCGGCGCAACCCTGTCCACTCGGCGTTGTTTCTGGTGCTTGCCTTCTTTACCAGCGCCGGTATCTGGCTGCTGGCGGAGGCGGAGTTTCTGGCCATTGTGCTGGTGCTGGTCTATGTCGGCGCAGTCATGGTGCTGTTCCTGTTTGTGGTGATGATGCTCGATATCGATGTGGCAACCATGCGTGCCGGTTTTATCAAGCATCTGCCGGTGGGGGCATTGGTAGCGGCCGCCATGGCAGCGGAGATGTTTCTGGTGGTTGGCCCGGGCAACTTCGGCCTGGATAAATATGCCGCACCGGCGGGACATCCCGCCAGTTATAACAATATCGAGGAGCTGGGCAGCGTCCTCTATACCGTTTACATGTACCCGTTTGAGATCGCGGCGGTGATTCTGCTGGTCGCTATCATTGCAGCCATTGGACTGACCATGCGCAAACGCCCCAAGACCAAATCCCAGAACCCTTCCGAGCAGGTGAAGGTGAAGAGTTCGGACCGGTTGCGGGTAGTGAAGATGGAATCAGAGGAGTAA
- the nuoK gene encoding NADH-quinone oxidoreductase subunit NuoK yields MIALSDYLILGAILFSLSVAGIFLNRKNIIILLMCVELMLLAVNMNFVAFSHFYNDTAGQVFVFFILTVAAAEAAIGLAILVVLFRNRRTINVEDLNRLKG; encoded by the coding sequence ATGATCGCACTTTCCGACTATCTGATTCTAGGTGCCATCCTGTTCTCGCTGAGCGTGGCAGGCATCTTTCTGAATCGAAAGAACATCATTATTCTTCTTATGTGTGTGGAGTTGATGCTGCTGGCGGTAAATATGAATTTTGTCGCCTTTTCCCACTTTTATAACGATACGGCGGGTCAGGTTTTCGTCTTCTTTATTCTGACAGTGGCGGCCGCGGAAGCGGCAATCGGCCTGGCTATTCTGGTGGTGCTGTTCCGTAACCGGCGCACTATCAATGTCGAAGATCTGAACAGGCTCAAGGGTTAA